A single window of Halobacteriovorax sp. GB3 DNA harbors:
- a CDS encoding UDP-N-acetylmuramate--L-alanine ligase has product MNLDNKISWEELKSKSTSIKKIFFYRVCGTGMGAAACLLKEKGYEVEGGDNNFYPPMSTYLESTKIPLYQLDEITPDFLKQFDLIVVGNVVPGSSDQARMIESLDVPFCSFPQALGSLVLNDINVVGLAGTHGKTTTTYFATQVFEKLGEAPGYFIGGVVNGRASSKLGEGKYFFIESDEYDSAYFEKISKFRLYSLKNMILTSLEFDHADIFDSIEDIKNEFKQVVPNIKGSLIFNGDYSAINELIEESELDNVVLYGLDQKFGPKILDENDKGTRFEIIYKNETFEFSTNLIGKHNILNLTSVLLYALEEGFSYESLTQSILELEMVKRRQEVRGFYKGAPVIDDFAHHPRAVELTIDSIKTKYPNKEILVVMEPNSATARSSIFQNEFEQALEDSDYLVFTKPNRPTSVKGCGNLDYEKIVSSLNEKGRKAFVANDLNDLLTVFNEHVDENKVILVLSNGTCLGLWESEFVKEIS; this is encoded by the coding sequence ATGAATTTAGATAATAAAATAAGCTGGGAAGAACTTAAATCTAAGAGTACTTCGATTAAAAAGATCTTTTTCTACCGTGTTTGTGGAACAGGTATGGGAGCAGCAGCTTGCTTGCTAAAAGAAAAAGGTTACGAAGTTGAAGGGGGAGATAATAATTTTTATCCTCCAATGTCCACTTATTTAGAAAGTACTAAAATACCTCTTTATCAATTAGATGAAATTACACCTGATTTTCTTAAGCAATTTGATCTTATTGTCGTTGGAAATGTCGTTCCAGGAAGTAGTGATCAAGCGAGAATGATTGAATCTCTCGATGTTCCTTTCTGCTCATTTCCTCAGGCCCTAGGTTCACTTGTTCTTAATGATATAAACGTTGTTGGTCTTGCTGGAACACATGGAAAGACAACGACGACTTATTTTGCAACCCAAGTTTTTGAAAAGCTTGGAGAAGCTCCTGGCTATTTTATTGGTGGTGTTGTTAATGGAAGAGCTTCATCAAAACTTGGAGAAGGAAAGTACTTCTTTATTGAGTCTGATGAGTATGACAGTGCATATTTTGAAAAAATCTCAAAATTTAGACTCTATTCTTTGAAAAATATGATTTTAACTTCTCTTGAATTTGATCATGCTGATATTTTTGATTCTATTGAAGACATTAAAAATGAATTTAAGCAAGTTGTCCCTAATATTAAAGGGAGTCTTATCTTTAATGGCGATTATAGTGCTATTAACGAGTTGATTGAAGAAAGCGAATTAGACAATGTTGTTCTCTATGGACTCGATCAAAAGTTTGGACCAAAAATTTTAGATGAAAATGACAAGGGTACTCGATTTGAAATCATTTATAAAAATGAAACATTTGAGTTTTCAACGAACCTTATTGGAAAGCATAATATTTTAAACCTCACTTCAGTGCTTCTCTATGCGCTTGAAGAAGGTTTTAGTTATGAGTCGCTGACTCAATCAATTCTTGAGCTAGAGATGGTGAAAAGAAGACAGGAAGTAAGGGGATTCTATAAAGGAGCTCCTGTCATTGATGACTTTGCTCACCACCCTAGAGCGGTAGAGTTAACAATTGATTCAATTAAAACGAAATATCCCAATAAAGAAATTCTTGTTGTTATGGAACCGAACTCCGCTACGGCCAGAAGTTCTATTTTTCAAAATGAATTTGAACAAGCACTAGAAGATTCTGATTATCTTGTTTTTACAAAACCTAATCGTCCAACAAGCGTTAAAGGTTGTGGTAACCTTGATTACGAAAAAATTGTATCAAGTCTCAATGAAAAGGGGCGTAAGGCCTTTGTTGCTAATGATTTAAATGATCTTTTAACTGTTTTTAATGAGCATGTTGATGAGAATAAAGTCATTCTTGTTTTAAGTAATGGTACATGTCTTGGTCTTTGGGAGTCTGAATTTGTTAAAGAGATTTCGTAA
- the ppdK gene encoding pyruvate, phosphate dikinase — protein sequence MKWVYLFSKENTEGNKEMKNLLGGKGANLAEMSSLGLNVPPGFTVTTEACIDFQKAGNQISDSIKQQVQEALKEVEKVTGKVFGDSKNPLLFSVRSGARVSMPGMMDTVLNLGMNDETVEGMSELTGDARFSWDSYRRFIQMYANVVMGFNHSLLEATLEDLKDARGVDEDTELTAEDLKDLVTVYKQIILEESGRSFPTDPMDQLWQAIGAVFRSWTNPRAIKYRDINGIDHNWGTAVNVQTMVFGNMGDDCATGVCFTRDPSTGDKRFFGEYLINAQGEDVVAGIRTPAPINDESKNDSNRNLKTLKEAMGETFDELTEVYQKLEAHYKDMQDIEFTIEKGNLFILQTRNGKRTASAAIKIASDLVGEGILSKEEAILKIEPELLNQLLHPRLDPKADKKVVAKGLPASPGAGAGEIAFSSELAISLAESGKKVLLVRQETSPEDIGGMNAARGILTARGGMTSHAAVVARGMGKPCVAGCSDLVINYSAKTVSVNGKTFKEGDHLTIDGASGEVFEGLVPTIDAEISKEFANFMSWADEYRTLKVRTNADNPEDSEVANNFGAEGIGLCRTEHMFFEAERILAVREMIFAEDVMSREKALSKLLPFQKKDFLGIFKAMDGKPVNIRLLDPPLHEFLPHSEQEKNELAEYLGIDIREVEDRAEKLQEFNPMLGHRGCRLGVTYPEIYKMQVRAIMEAAVESSESNITVMPEIMIPLVALKGELAILKEDALEVIKAVFKEKGKEIKYKIGTMIELPRAAITAGEIAKEAEFFSFGTNDLTQTTFGLSRDDAGKFLPEYVGRGLMPNDPFVSLDQSGVGFLVEHAVKEGKKTNANMHMGICGEHGGEPSSIDFCHRAGLDYVSCSPYRVPIARLAAAQAALNNK from the coding sequence ATGAAGTGGGTCTATCTATTTAGCAAAGAAAATACTGAAGGTAACAAGGAAATGAAGAATCTTCTCGGAGGTAAAGGTGCAAACCTTGCTGAGATGTCTTCTCTAGGACTTAATGTTCCTCCTGGTTTCACTGTAACAACTGAAGCTTGTATTGATTTTCAAAAAGCTGGAAACCAAATAAGTGATTCAATCAAACAACAAGTTCAAGAAGCGCTGAAAGAAGTTGAAAAAGTAACGGGAAAAGTTTTCGGTGACAGTAAGAACCCTCTTCTTTTTTCGGTTCGATCTGGTGCTAGAGTTTCTATGCCAGGAATGATGGACACTGTTCTCAATCTTGGAATGAATGATGAAACAGTTGAGGGAATGAGTGAGCTCACAGGGGACGCTCGTTTTTCTTGGGATTCATACCGTCGTTTCATTCAGATGTATGCTAACGTTGTCATGGGTTTCAACCACTCATTACTTGAAGCAACTCTTGAAGACTTAAAAGATGCAAGAGGTGTCGATGAAGACACTGAATTAACGGCAGAAGATTTAAAGGATCTTGTGACTGTTTATAAGCAAATCATTTTAGAAGAAAGTGGACGCTCATTTCCAACAGATCCAATGGATCAATTATGGCAGGCCATTGGTGCTGTTTTTAGATCTTGGACAAATCCTAGAGCGATTAAATATCGTGACATAAATGGGATCGATCACAACTGGGGAACTGCAGTTAATGTTCAAACGATGGTGTTTGGAAATATGGGTGACGATTGTGCAACAGGTGTTTGTTTTACACGTGATCCAAGTACTGGAGACAAGAGGTTTTTTGGAGAATATCTAATTAATGCTCAAGGTGAAGATGTTGTTGCAGGTATTAGAACCCCGGCTCCAATCAATGATGAGTCTAAAAATGATTCAAATAGAAATTTGAAAACATTGAAAGAAGCAATGGGTGAAACATTTGATGAACTCACAGAAGTATATCAAAAACTTGAGGCCCACTATAAAGATATGCAGGATATCGAGTTTACTATTGAAAAAGGGAACCTCTTTATTCTTCAAACGAGAAATGGAAAGAGAACGGCAAGTGCTGCTATTAAGATTGCCTCAGACCTCGTTGGTGAGGGGATTCTTTCTAAAGAAGAGGCCATTCTAAAAATTGAGCCTGAACTACTTAACCAACTTCTTCACCCAAGACTTGATCCTAAGGCTGATAAAAAAGTCGTAGCTAAGGGGCTACCAGCTTCTCCTGGTGCGGGAGCGGGAGAGATTGCCTTTTCTTCTGAACTTGCCATTAGCTTAGCTGAATCTGGAAAAAAGGTTCTTCTGGTTCGTCAGGAAACTTCTCCTGAAGATATTGGAGGAATGAATGCTGCTCGCGGTATTCTAACGGCTAGAGGTGGAATGACTTCTCACGCTGCCGTCGTTGCCAGAGGAATGGGGAAACCATGCGTAGCAGGTTGTTCTGATCTTGTCATTAATTACAGTGCTAAGACTGTTTCAGTGAATGGCAAAACATTTAAAGAAGGTGACCACTTAACAATTGATGGTGCAAGCGGAGAAGTATTTGAAGGTCTTGTTCCAACGATTGATGCTGAAATTTCAAAAGAATTTGCTAACTTTATGAGTTGGGCAGATGAATATAGAACTCTTAAAGTAAGAACAAATGCTGACAATCCTGAAGATAGTGAAGTTGCAAATAACTTTGGTGCAGAGGGGATTGGACTTTGTCGAACTGAGCATATGTTCTTTGAAGCCGAGAGAATCTTGGCCGTAAGAGAAATGATTTTTGCTGAAGATGTTATGTCTAGAGAGAAGGCCCTTTCGAAATTACTACCATTTCAAAAGAAGGACTTCCTAGGAATATTCAAAGCTATGGATGGGAAGCCAGTTAATATTCGTCTTCTCGATCCACCACTTCATGAATTTCTTCCACACTCTGAACAAGAGAAGAATGAACTTGCTGAGTATCTTGGAATTGATATTCGTGAAGTTGAAGATAGAGCTGAAAAGCTTCAAGAGTTCAACCCAATGCTCGGGCATCGTGGTTGTCGTTTAGGTGTGACTTATCCTGAAATCTATAAGATGCAAGTTCGTGCAATTATGGAAGCAGCCGTTGAGTCTAGTGAATCTAATATTACTGTTATGCCAGAGATTATGATTCCACTCGTTGCTCTTAAAGGAGAGTTGGCCATTTTAAAAGAAGATGCTCTTGAAGTTATTAAGGCCGTTTTCAAAGAAAAAGGAAAAGAGATCAAGTACAAAATTGGAACAATGATCGAACTTCCAAGAGCAGCAATTACTGCTGGAGAAATTGCTAAAGAAGCAGAGTTTTTCTCTTTTGGAACGAACGATTTAACTCAAACAACATTTGGTCTCTCTAGAGACGACGCTGGAAAATTTCTTCCAGAATATGTTGGAAGAGGTCTAATGCCTAATGATCCATTTGTTTCACTTGATCAAAGTGGAGTTGGATTCCTTGTTGAGCACGCTGTTAAAGAAGGTAAGAAAACCAATGCAAATATGCATATGGGAATCTGTGGAGAGCATGGTGGTGAACCTAGTTCTATTGATTTCTGTCACAGAGCAGGTTTAGACTATGTTTCTTGCTCTCCTTATAGAGTACCGATTGCACGTCTAGCGGCCGCTCAAGCAGCTTTGAATAACAAATAG
- a CDS encoding serine hydrolase produces the protein MEKLRKYCLDELKDKNFDRLAVAVLDFKNFTFDALEFENGREVQVGAAVFDLASLTKPLTLGLAFQLFPADFSIDQILLLEHRGGLPSWGRLSRSDWKEQVLSYPISKSKTLYSDFSALRLMLDLESKWGESIYQRLSSHWDGELKNWLDLDSKLHCPVTGWRNGHPIQGDVHDDNAFVINERVSHAGLFSNINSLARTLIDFDQNNHLLENMLKEDWAVAERFIKGWDRPTDLERTLAGKGCSKETFGHLGFTGTSIWIDARTKKGHIILTNETKKYWYDRAKINEFRRNVGEMIWNDQI, from the coding sequence ATGGAAAAATTACGAAAGTATTGTTTAGATGAATTAAAAGACAAGAACTTCGATCGCTTAGCGGTCGCAGTTCTTGACTTTAAGAACTTTACTTTCGATGCTCTTGAATTTGAAAATGGCCGTGAAGTTCAAGTTGGAGCAGCTGTCTTTGACCTCGCTTCTCTGACTAAGCCATTAACATTGGGCCTTGCTTTTCAGCTTTTCCCTGCCGATTTTTCGATAGATCAAATCCTTTTACTTGAACACAGAGGAGGACTTCCCTCATGGGGAAGGTTGTCTCGAAGTGATTGGAAGGAACAGGTTTTAAGTTATCCTATTTCAAAATCTAAAACTCTCTATTCTGATTTTTCTGCCCTAAGACTTATGCTTGATCTGGAATCTAAGTGGGGAGAATCGATTTACCAGAGACTTTCTTCTCATTGGGATGGGGAACTCAAAAATTGGCTAGATTTGGATTCAAAACTTCATTGTCCTGTTACAGGCTGGAGAAATGGACATCCGATTCAGGGTGATGTTCATGATGATAATGCTTTTGTCATAAATGAGAGAGTTTCACATGCCGGACTGTTTTCTAATATAAACTCACTGGCCCGAACTTTAATCGACTTTGATCAGAACAACCACTTATTAGAAAATATGCTTAAAGAGGACTGGGCTGTAGCAGAGCGTTTCATAAAGGGATGGGATCGTCCAACAGATTTAGAGAGGACACTAGCAGGAAAAGGATGTTCTAAAGAGACATTTGGGCATCTCGGTTTTACTGGAACTTCAATTTGGATTGATGCTCGAACTAAGAAAGGACATATCATTTTAACCAATGAAACAAAGAAGTATTGGTATGACCGCGCTAAAATCAATGAATTTCGTCGAAATGTGGGCGAAATGATCTGGAACGATCAGATTTAA